The following coding sequences lie in one Calypte anna isolate BGI_N300 chromosome 7, bCalAnn1_v1.p, whole genome shotgun sequence genomic window:
- the CASP10 gene encoding caspase-10: MDDDNSWKFRKQLLFVDENLRAEEVEALKFLCTDLLPFGRLENVKSALDIFQLLMAEDYLNEEDNFILVELLYRINCHSLLRKLGYSKQKVQECLPEKGRVSLYRQMLYDLSENITSEMLKEAVFLLQKHLPKQQSALELMILLEKQGLLTDNNVQVLEELCVNVSPDLLEIVNCYKKTKVSLPQQENTLPIKESSLSHTGDVRVLANSQVTSFESLSSNINDNKAANLTQGFSEMHLELPGGLNNAENESKSMTSYKMDGPHRGFCLVINNVDFDGSLLERKGSCKDAGELERVFTWLGLDVRIYKNKTSTEIKELMERWQRFPGHKDRDCFVCCILSHGESGAIYGKDEVLVSIRTIMSHFTAKQCPQLAEKPKLFFIQACQGKEIQQPVHIEADAHVPFTQQSVSPSESIPEEADFLLGMATVDGFVSFRHIQQGAWYIQALCNKLELLVPRGEDILSILTEVNEDVSRRVDRFGTKKQMPQPAYTLRRKVIFPIPKEPPPPSQQHGGF, translated from the exons ATGGATGATGACAACAGCTGGAAGTTCCgcaagcagctgctttttgttGATGAAAATCTCAGGGCTGAAGAGGTAGAAGCTTTAAAATTTCTCTGCACTGACTTGCTGCCCTTCGGTAGACTAGAAAATGTGAAGTCAGCACTGGACATCTTTCAGCTTCTCATGGCTGAAGATTATCTGAACGAGGAAGATAATTTCATACTAGTTGAACTCTTATACAGAATTAACTGCCACTCCTTGCTCAGGAAACTTGGTTATTCCAAGCAGAAAGTGCAAGAATGTCTGCCTGAGAAGGGAAGAGTGTCTCTGTACAG GCAGATGCTGTATGACCTGTCAGAGAACATCACCAGTGAGATGCTGAAGGAAGCTGTGTTCCTCCTGCAAAAGCATCTTCCAAAGCAGCAG TCTGCCCTGGAATTGATGATTTTATTGGAAAAACAGGGCCTTTTAACTGACAACAACGTACAGGTGCTGGAGGAACTCTGTGTGAATGTTTCACCTGATCTCCTGGAAATAGTAAACTGCTACAAAAAGACAAAAG tgtCACTGCCTCAGCAGGAAAACACTCTGCCCATCAAGGAATCCTCACTGTCTCACACCGGAGATGTCAGAGTACTTGCTAACTCACAG GTGACCTCGTTCGAGTCTCTCAGCTCTAATATTAATG ATAACAAAGCAGCAAATCTTACACAAGGCTTCTCTGAAATGCAcctggagctgcctggaggATTGAACAATGCAGAAAATGAATCCAAG AGCATGACAAGCTACAAAATGGATGGACCACACAGAGGATTCTGTCTTGTTATTAATAATGTTGACTTTGATGGATCTCTCCTGGAAAGGAAGGGCTCTTGCAAAGATGCTG GAGAACTGGAGAGAGTATTCACGTGGCTTGGTCTAGATGTGAGAATTTACAAAAACAAGACATCTACGGAGATTAAAGAACTCATGGAAAGGTGGCAGCGTTTCCCAGGTCACAAAGACAGGGACTGCTTTGTGTGTTGTATTCTATCTCACGGAGAGTCAGGAGCCATCTATGGGAAAGATGAGGTGCTCGTATCAATCCGCACCATTATGTCCCACTTCACTGCCAAGCAGTGCCCACAGCTGGctgaaaaacccaaactcttcTTTATCCAAGCGTGCCAGGGCAAGGAGATCCAGCAGCCTGTCCACATCGAGGCTGATGCACACGTTCCCTTCACACAACAGAGTGTTTCTCCTTCTGAAAGCATTCCTGAAGAGGCTGATTTCCTCCTGGGAATGGCCACAGTTGATGGCTTTGTCTCTTTCCGGCACATTCAACAGGGGGCTTGGTACATTCAGGCCCTGTGCAATAAACTGGAGCTGCTGGTACCAAG gggtGAAGATATTTTGTCAATTCTTACAGAAGTTAATGAAGATGTGAGCAGACGTGTTGACCGCTTTGGGACAAAGAAGCAGATGCCCCAACCAGCATACACCTTAAGAAGAAAAGTTATATTCCCAATACCTAAagagcctcctcctccttcacagCAACACGGAGGCTTTTAA
- the LOC103530378 gene encoding caspase-8 isoform X2, with amino-acid sequence MSADFQELLFVISEALVTDELAALKFLSLEYIPMKKLEAIQETKAFLEVLQEKDLIEEGNLFFLKELFYLINRIDLLSGQLGSSREEMERELQIPGRAKVSEYRKLLYGIAENMHPDDVKSMKFLLQEEIPKSKLQDDASMLKVFLEMERNGIIKDGDLKVLKDKLKRLRADLKKRIVAYEEKQKENKSKEELCSPVPVSGHPSVQGAERQTLHLETYKMEHIPRGYCLILNNYKFKNPWDNREGTLKDGEAVKRVFQWLQFVTVEHMNLEAEQMYAKVKEYSKKDHTNMDCFVCFIFSHGIKDKISGVDGEFVNVKDLVSCFRGSNCLSLAGKPKLFFIQACQGSGSHPAVKVVGDFPEHLETDTLPFSIPDLADILVGMATVEDYECYRSGETGSVYIQCLCEKMELLCPLRKDLMTILTEVNKEVGQKELNGWKQMPKISSTLRKQLIFKL; translated from the exons ATGAGTGCAGACTTCCAGGAGCTCCTTTTTGTCATTTCTGAGGCTTTGGTCACAGATGAACTGGCAGCTCTGAAATTTCTTAGCCTGGAGTACATCCCCATGAAGAAGCTGGAAGCCATCCAGGAGACCAAGGCTTTCTTGGAGGTGCTGCAGGAGAAGGATCTGATTGAGGAGGGGAATCTCTTCTTCCTGAAGGAGCTGTTCTACCTGATCAACCGCATCGACCTCCTGTCTGGCCAGCTGGGctccagcagagaggagatggagagagagcTCCAGATCCCAGGCAGAGCCAAGGTGTCAGAGTACAG GAAGCTGCTATATGGAATTGCAGAAAACATGCATCCAGATGATGTCAAGAGCATGAAGTTCCTGCTCCAAGAAGAAATACCAAAGAGCAAGCTCCAGGATGATGCT tcAATGTTGAAGGTTTTcctggaaatggaaagaaacGGTATAATTAAAGATGGTGACCTGAAAGTGCTGAAAGATAAATTAAAGAGATTGAGAGCTGACTTAAAGAAAAGAATTGTTGCCTAcgaagaaaaacaaaaag AAAATAAGTCCAAGGAAGAACTCTGCAGCCCAGTGCCTGTGTCTGGGCATCCATCAGTACAAGGAGCAGAGAGGCAGACACTACACCTG GAAACATATAAAATGGAACATATCCCCCGTGGTTACTGTCTGATTCTTAACAACTACAAGTTTAAAAATCCATGGGACAACAGAGAAGGAACACTGAAAGATGGAG aggcTGTCAAGAGGGTCTTTCAGTGGCTTCAATTTGTGACAGTTGAGCACATGAATCTAGAAGCAGAGCAAATGTATGCAAAAGTTAAAGAATACAGCAAAAAAGACCACACAAACATGGactgttttgtttgcttcattttttcccatGGTATAAAAGACAAAATCAGTGGTGTCGACGGTGAGTTTGTAAACGTTAAAGACTTAGTTTCCTGCTTCAGAGGATCTAATTGTCTTTCTCTTGCTGGCAAACCCAAGCTGTTTTTCATCCAGGCTTGTCAAGGCTCTGGAAGTCATCCAGCTGTCAAAGTAGTAGGTGACTTTCCCGAGCATCTTGAGACGGATACTCTCCCGTTTTCCATTCCTGACCTGGCTGACATTCTGGTTGGCATGGCTACAGTGGAGGACTATGAGTGCTACCGCTCAGGAGAGACTGGCAGTGTCTACATCCAGTGCCTCTGTGAGAAGATGGAGCTGCTTTGCCCGCT CCGCAAGGATCTGATGACCATCCTGACAGAGGTGAACAAGGAAGTGGgacaaaaagaattaaatggaTGGAAGCAGATGCCAAAGATATCATCAACTCTACGGAAGCAATTGATCTTCAAACTCTAG
- the LOC103530378 gene encoding caspase-8 isoform X1, giving the protein MTWRQNHFGPEDQIVLVVSLFAAPSLWIKGRLEPVKFKSWYEMSADFQELLFVISEALVTDELAALKFLSLEYIPMKKLEAIQETKAFLEVLQEKDLIEEGNLFFLKELFYLINRIDLLSGQLGSSREEMERELQIPGRAKVSEYRKLLYGIAENMHPDDVKSMKFLLQEEIPKSKLQDDASMLKVFLEMERNGIIKDGDLKVLKDKLKRLRADLKKRIVAYEEKQKENKSKEELCSPVPVSGHPSVQGAERQTLHLETYKMEHIPRGYCLILNNYKFKNPWDNREGTLKDGEAVKRVFQWLQFVTVEHMNLEAEQMYAKVKEYSKKDHTNMDCFVCFIFSHGIKDKISGVDGEFVNVKDLVSCFRGSNCLSLAGKPKLFFIQACQGSGSHPAVKVVGDFPEHLETDTLPFSIPDLADILVGMATVEDYECYRSGETGSVYIQCLCEKMELLCPLRKDLMTILTEVNKEVGQKELNGWKQMPKISSTLRKQLIFKL; this is encoded by the exons ATGACATGGAGACAGAACCATTTTGGGCCTGAAGATCAGATAGTGCTCGTGGTGTCCCTCtttgcagctcccagcctgtgGATAAAAGGACGACTTGAGCCAGTGAA ATTCAAATCCTGGTATGAAATGAGTGCAGACTTCCAGGAGCTCCTTTTTGTCATTTCTGAGGCTTTGGTCACAGATGAACTGGCAGCTCTGAAATTTCTTAGCCTGGAGTACATCCCCATGAAGAAGCTGGAAGCCATCCAGGAGACCAAGGCTTTCTTGGAGGTGCTGCAGGAGAAGGATCTGATTGAGGAGGGGAATCTCTTCTTCCTGAAGGAGCTGTTCTACCTGATCAACCGCATCGACCTCCTGTCTGGCCAGCTGGGctccagcagagaggagatggagagagagcTCCAGATCCCAGGCAGAGCCAAGGTGTCAGAGTACAG GAAGCTGCTATATGGAATTGCAGAAAACATGCATCCAGATGATGTCAAGAGCATGAAGTTCCTGCTCCAAGAAGAAATACCAAAGAGCAAGCTCCAGGATGATGCT tcAATGTTGAAGGTTTTcctggaaatggaaagaaacGGTATAATTAAAGATGGTGACCTGAAAGTGCTGAAAGATAAATTAAAGAGATTGAGAGCTGACTTAAAGAAAAGAATTGTTGCCTAcgaagaaaaacaaaaag AAAATAAGTCCAAGGAAGAACTCTGCAGCCCAGTGCCTGTGTCTGGGCATCCATCAGTACAAGGAGCAGAGAGGCAGACACTACACCTG GAAACATATAAAATGGAACATATCCCCCGTGGTTACTGTCTGATTCTTAACAACTACAAGTTTAAAAATCCATGGGACAACAGAGAAGGAACACTGAAAGATGGAG aggcTGTCAAGAGGGTCTTTCAGTGGCTTCAATTTGTGACAGTTGAGCACATGAATCTAGAAGCAGAGCAAATGTATGCAAAAGTTAAAGAATACAGCAAAAAAGACCACACAAACATGGactgttttgtttgcttcattttttcccatGGTATAAAAGACAAAATCAGTGGTGTCGACGGTGAGTTTGTAAACGTTAAAGACTTAGTTTCCTGCTTCAGAGGATCTAATTGTCTTTCTCTTGCTGGCAAACCCAAGCTGTTTTTCATCCAGGCTTGTCAAGGCTCTGGAAGTCATCCAGCTGTCAAAGTAGTAGGTGACTTTCCCGAGCATCTTGAGACGGATACTCTCCCGTTTTCCATTCCTGACCTGGCTGACATTCTGGTTGGCATGGCTACAGTGGAGGACTATGAGTGCTACCGCTCAGGAGAGACTGGCAGTGTCTACATCCAGTGCCTCTGTGAGAAGATGGAGCTGCTTTGCCCGCT CCGCAAGGATCTGATGACCATCCTGACAGAGGTGAACAAGGAAGTGGgacaaaaagaattaaatggaTGGAAGCAGATGCCAAAGATATCATCAACTCTACGGAAGCAATTGATCTTCAAACTCTAG